One region of Oryza sativa Japonica Group chromosome 10, ASM3414082v1 genomic DNA includes:
- the LOC4348374 gene encoding laccase-15 precursor — MKRCQSSRPTAAVAAVVAAVSMIIVLVSGTAIPSAAAAAAVEHTFVVSQVNMTHLCKEMAFTVVNGQLPGPTIEVTEGDSVTVHVVNKSPYNLTIHWHGVYQLLNCWNDGVPMITQRPIQPNHNFTYRFNVAGQEGTLWWHAHDAFLRGTVHGALIIRPRHGAASYPFPRPHREVPIIIGEWWEKDLPQVDRNMTNGYFDDYSSGSTINGKLGDLFNCSGVLEDGYVLDVEPGKTYLLRIINAALFSEYFLKIAGHRFTVVASDANYLTPYSTDVVVIAPGETLDAIVVADAPPSGRYYIAAQPIQAPPPDTQTPEYATRGTLQYSSNSRNSSAAAMPEMPHQHDTMRSFYFRGNLTAGARLHRHGRRRVPARADESLFVTLGLGSVCRHGGASCKRGGNLKESIVVANVNNVSFHIPAAAATPILEAHYYHRLHAGAGEEEEELAERPPRAYNYTDQALTPFGPEEMRLEATSRAVVTRRFRHGATVDVVFQSTAMLQGDSNPMHLHGHDVFLLAQGIGIYDAARDEGKFNLVNPPRKNTVLVPNLGWAAVRFVADNPGAWLMHCHFEFHLSMGMAAVFIVEDGPTVDTSLPPPPEDF, encoded by the exons ATGAAGCGCTGCCAGAGCtcccggccgacggcggcagtaGCTGCCGTCGTTGCAGCTGTCTCCATGATCATCGTCCTCGTCTCCGGCACGGCCATCccgtcggcggccgcggcggcggccgtcgagcACACGTTCGTG GTGAGCCAGGTGAATATGACGCACTTGTGCAAGGAGATGGCGTTCACGGTGGTGAACGGGCAGCTCCCGGGGCCGACGATAGAGGTCACCGAGGGAGACTCCGTGACCGTGCACGTTGTCAACAAGTCGCCATACAACTTAACAATCCATTG GCATGGAGTGTACCAGTTGCTGAACTGTTGGAACGACGGGGTGCCGATGATCACCCAGCGCCCCATCCAGCCCAACCACAACTTCACCTACCGGTTCAACGTCGCCGGGCAGGAAGGTACCCTGTGGTGGCACGCGCACGACGCCTTTCTCCGGGGAACCGTACACGGTGCTCTCATCATACGCCCTAGGCACGGCGCCGCCTCCTATCCCTTCCCCAGGCCTCACAGGGAGGTCCCCATCATCATAG GGGAGTGGTGGGAGAAGGATCTTCCACAGGTGGACAGGAACATGACCAACGGTTACTTTGATGATTACTCCAGTGGGTCAACAATTAATGGCAAGCTTGGAGATCTCTTCAATTGCTCCG GCGTGTTGGAAGATGGGTACGTGCTGGACGTAGAACCTGGCAAGACGTACCTGCTGCGAATAATCAACGCGGCGCTCTTCTCTGAGTACTTCCTCAAGATCGCCGGCCACAGGTTCACGGTGGTCGCCTCCGACGCCAACTACCTCACTCCCTACAGCAccgacgtcgtcgtcatcgcgcCCGGCGAGACGCTCGACGCCATTGTCGTCGCCGACGCGCCCCCGTCCGGCAGGTACTACATCGCCGCCCAGCCCAtccaggcgccgccgcccgacacGCAGACGCCGGAGTACGCCACCAGAGGCACGCTGCAgtacagcagcaacagcaggaaCTCGTCAGCCGCTGCCATGCCGGAGATGCCGCACCAGCACGACACGATGAGATCGTTCTACTTCCGCGGCAACCTGACGGCCGGCgcgcgcctccaccgccacgGCCGGCGGCGTGTCCCGGCGCGCGCCGACGAGAGCCTGTTCGTCACGCTCGGCCTCGGCTCCGTctgccgccacggcggcgcgtcCTGCAAGAGAGGGGGCAACCTGAAGGAGTCCATCGTGGTGGCGAACGTGAACAACGTCTCGTTCCAcatccccgccgcggcggcgacgccgatcCTGGAGGCGCACTACTaccaccgcctccacgccggcgccggcgaggaggaggaggagctcgccgagcGGCCGCCGAGGGCGTACAACTACACGGACCAGGCGCTGACGCCGTTCGGGCCGGAGGAGATGCGGCTGGAGGCGACGTCGAGGGCGGTGGTGACGCGGCGGTTCAGGCACGGCGCGACGGTGGACGTGGTGTTCCAGAGCACGGCGATGCTGCAGGGGGACTCGAACCCGATGCACCTGCACGGCCACGACGTGTTCTTGCTGGCGCAGGGCATCGGCATCTACGACGCGGCCAGGGATGAGGGCAAGTTCAACCTGGTGAACCCGCCGAGGAAGAACACCGTGCTCGTCCCCAATCTTGGCTGGGCAGCCGTCCGATTTGTCGCCGACAACCCAG GGGCATGGTTAATGCATTGCCACTTCGAATTCCATTTGTCGATGGGCATGGCTGCAGTGTTCATTGTAGAGGATGGGCCAACAGTGGATACATCTCTCCCCCCACCACCGGAAGATTTCTAG
- the LOC4348373 gene encoding uncharacterized protein, which yields MVVCKCRKATRVYCFVHKVPVCGECICFPEHQLCVVKNYAEWVVNPDYDWPQHCSSCNSVLEAGSEETTRLGCLHVMHTRCLISHIQSYSTQTAPAGYVCPSCSTPIWPPSTIKDTGSRLHSKLKEAIAQTGLEKNVFGNHFVTMPKADTRTPPAFASDPLKRVSISGDRESNGANIINSAIDANVQSGGMYSSATVGSGTPSHVEPEIVEIDGPSPITTQFPEQESNFIRSPSPHGPSAMTRKGANYVERQNSEISYYADDEDANRKKYTKRGTFRHKFLRMLLPFWSSALPTLPVTAPPRKESDAPEGRSRHQKSSRMDPTKILLALAIMACIATMGILYYRLTQRSLSENFIEDEPQ from the exons atggtCGTCTGCAAATGCCGCAAG GCGACAAGGGTTTATTGCTTCGTGCACAAGGTTCCTGTCTGCGGCGAATGCATCTGCTTCCCGGAGCATCAGTTATGCGTG GTTAAAAATTATGCTGAATGGGTTGTTAATCCTGATTATGACTGGCCACAACACTGTTCATCTTGCAATTCTGTTCTGGAAGCTGGAAGCGAAGAAACTACACGATTGGGTTGCTTGC ATGTGATGCACACAAGATGTTTGATCTCACACATACAAAGTTATTCAACCCAAACTGCACCAGCTGGATATGTTTGTCCTTCATGTTCTACACCT ATATGGCCTCCTTCAACTATTAAAGATACTGGCTCGCGCCTTCACTCTAAACTAAAGGAAGCAATAGCCCAG ACTGGATTGGAGAAGAACGTATTTGGAAATCATTTTGTGACAATGCCTAAAGCTGATACTCGCACCCCTCCTGCTTTTGCTTCAGATCCTCTTAAACGTGTATCCATTTCTGGTGATAGAGAATCAAATGGTGCAAACATAATCAATTCTGCTATAGATGCAAATGTGCAATCTGGTGGAATGTATTCTTCTGCTACTGTGGGATCTGGGACACCTAGTCACGTTGAACCAGAAATAGTTGAAATAGATGGTCCAAGTCCAATAACAACTCAGTTCCCTGAACAGGAGTCCAACTTCATCAGAAGTCCTAGCCCACATGGG CCGAGTGCCATGACAAGAAAAGGTGCTAACTATGTTGAGAGACAAAATTCAGAGATTTCTTATTATGCTGATGATGAGGACGCAAACCGCAAGAAGTATACCAAAAGGG GTACATTCCGTCACAAATTTCTAAGGATGCTGCTACCTTTCTGGTCCAGTGCATTGCCAACACTGCCAGTTACAGCACCTCCTAGAAAAGAGAGTGATGCTCCAGAGGGCCGTTCACGACATCAAAAATCATCAAGAATGGATCCTACAAAGATCTTACTTGCATTGGCGATCAT GGCATGTATAGCAACAATGGGGATACTTTATTACCGTTTGACACAACGCAGTCTTTCCGAGAACTTTATTGAGGATGAACCTCAATAG